Proteins encoded together in one Bombus affinis isolate iyBomAffi1 chromosome 2, iyBomAffi1.2, whole genome shotgun sequence window:
- the LOC126929003 gene encoding uncharacterized protein LOC126929003 isoform X1, with translation MVESTKCCVLQWADHARYITEKFSGLLERQALVDVTLVCEEQKLRVHKLVLASNSTYFEHLKKPCLMDILFTTCEEHLLNIKEILQRDLGQEPVIFFKDLNFEILKAMVEFMYCGETTIPYQLLSPLLTATKTFKVKELTTVVNAMMSSNVGNFEINTNMDKKVTESEIINNTCNNTDHIDVQCDELVNDECFVLCNESNSDVNSSENQSLEGNTTSDPPQQELEHMLYEDSQDFETNAEQTNTLFSVGNSTKLVGTENSIVLTNDKTKEVSNRYLENRMINSDTLCTNNELKPLLYEQCCDFSDIDECEESSMSLSQSCLQQIEEDFAQYKFEGTDVPSKVGKCVKVYTHKRRKSIDDIKNKLTDVNNIIQNPPSTDCIDLLDEPSTNDIPVTLLTSLDMESAEYIISLSTENIQSIVGTTLTEQHTLNTCKKIEQIIEYDTQQDSLNKIELSTENTEASNYTKPILRRSLRLNQQEIEETINNNEAVKDLQEKEKHLKKSNFSNRAELCIKKKRKIKVTDRKVPEQAINNVMQPIRKTFNNSRRNAEKLIVRKNNKSTLSNKEKDEQTVKITNKLKCDISEATEIDSIFTLPKLNTIEHINRALWGDMSDFPEDYENKVNLMECTPNTEIPFAVGLLPLRTALEKMQATPDHQPRKTRSSVAPVRQDIDNLKRKNCTHLGKVTDSKKQNTCINHPKENAKAVCHIRIRTAPSQYVRNRKKYLSTDVNTLEPPTIINKH, from the exons ATGGTTGAGAGTACTAAATGCTGTGTCCTGCAATGGGCTGATCATGCAAGATACATTACAGAAAAATTTAGTGGGCTGTTGGAGCGTCAGGCACTTGTTGATGTAACACTCGTATGTGAAGAACAAAAGCTACGTGTTCACAAACTGGTCCTAGCATCAAATAGTACATATTTTgag CATTTGAAGAAACCATGTTTGATGGACATACTTTTTACAACTTGTGAAGAACATCTATTGAATATAAAG GAGATCCTACAACGAGATTTGGGTCAGGAACcagttatattttttaaagatcTAAACTTTGAAATCTTAAAGGCCATGGTTGAATTTATGTATTGCGGAGAAACTACAATTCCTTATCAATTGTTATCACCTTTATTAACTGCCACAAAAACTTTTAAG gttaaAGAGTTGACAACTGTGGTTAATGCCATGATGAGTTCTAATGTaggaaattttgaaattaataCAAATATGGACAAAAAAGTTACTGAATCAGAGATTATAAACAATACATGTAATAATACAGATCATATAGATGTACAGTGTGATGAACTTGTTAATGATGAGTGCTTTGTACTTTGTAATGAGAGCAACAGTGATGTGAATTCAAGTGAAAACCAATCTTTAGAAGGTAATACAACCAGCGATCCTCCTCAACAAGAATTAGAGCATATGTTATATGAGGATTCACAAGATTTTGAAACTAATGCAGAACAAACTAATACATTATTTTCGGTAGGAAATTCTACAAAATTAGTAGGAACTGAGAATTCAATCGTATTAACAAatgataaaacgaaagaagtaTCAAATAGATACTTGGAAAATAGAATGATAAATAGTGATACATTGTGTACAAATAATGAATTAAAACCTTTATTATATGAACAATGCTGTGATTTTTCAGATATTGATGAGTGTGAAGAAAGTTCTATGTCATTGTCACAATCTTGCCTTCAACAAATTGAAGAAGACTTTGCACAATATAAGTTTGAAGGTACTGATGTTCCTAGTAAAGTAGGAAAATGTGTCAAAGTTTACACTCATAAGAGACGAAAATCTATAGATGACATAAAAAACAAGCTAACAGATGTGAACAATATAATTCAAAATCCGCCATCTACTGATTGTATAGATTTATTGGATGAGCCGTCCACTAACGATATACCAGTTACACTTTTAACCTCATTAGACATGGAAAGTGCTGAGTATATTATAAGTTTGAGTACTGAAAATATTCAATCTATAGTAGGAACTACCTTAACTGAGCAGCATACATTAAATACATGTAAGAAAATAGAACAAATTATTGAATATGATACCCAACAAGATagtttaaataaaatagaattaagTACTGAAAACACTGAAGCTTCTAATTATACAAAACCAATACTAAGAAGAAGCTTGCGATTAAACCAacaagaaatagaagaaactataaataataatgaaGCTGTTAAAGATCTTCAAGAAAAggaaaaacatttaaaaaaatcaaattTCTCGAATAGAGCAGAAttatgtattaaaaaaaaacgtaaaataaaggTCACAGATCGTAAAGTTCCAGAACAAGCTATTAACAATGTAATGCAGCCCATTAGGAAGACATTTAACAATTCTCGTAGGAATGCTGAGAAATTAATTGTCAGAAAGAATAATAAAAGTACATTGTCCAACAAAGAAAAGGATGAGCAAAcagttaaaataacaaataagttAAAATGTGACATATCAGAAGCAACAGAAATTGATTCCATTTTTACACTACCCAAATTAAATACAATAGAACATATAAATCGTGCACTGTGGGGAGATATGTCAGATTTTCCAGAAGACTATGAAAATAAGGTGAATTTAATGGAATGTACTCCTAATACAGAAATTCCGTTTGCTGTTGGTTTATTACCTTTACGTACTGCTCTGGAAAAAATGCAAGCAACACCAGATCATCAACCTCGCAAAACTCGTTCATCGGTAGCACCAGTAAGGCAGGATATTGATAATCTCAAGAGGAAGAACTGTACTCATTTAGGTAAAGTTACAGATTCTAAAAAACAAAATACCTGCATTAATCATCCGAAAGAAAATGCAAAAGCAGTTTGTCATATTCGGATTAGAACAGCACCGTCGCAGTACGTACGAAATCGTAAAAAGTATCTTTCAACGGATGTAAATACACTGGAACCTCCGACTATTATCAATAAACATTAA
- the LOC126929003 gene encoding uncharacterized protein LOC126929003 isoform X2, with translation MVESTKCCVLQWADHARYITEKFSGLLERQALVDVTLVCEEQKLRVHKLVLASNSTYFEEILQRDLGQEPVIFFKDLNFEILKAMVEFMYCGETTIPYQLLSPLLTATKTFKVKELTTVVNAMMSSNVGNFEINTNMDKKVTESEIINNTCNNTDHIDVQCDELVNDECFVLCNESNSDVNSSENQSLEGNTTSDPPQQELEHMLYEDSQDFETNAEQTNTLFSVGNSTKLVGTENSIVLTNDKTKEVSNRYLENRMINSDTLCTNNELKPLLYEQCCDFSDIDECEESSMSLSQSCLQQIEEDFAQYKFEGTDVPSKVGKCVKVYTHKRRKSIDDIKNKLTDVNNIIQNPPSTDCIDLLDEPSTNDIPVTLLTSLDMESAEYIISLSTENIQSIVGTTLTEQHTLNTCKKIEQIIEYDTQQDSLNKIELSTENTEASNYTKPILRRSLRLNQQEIEETINNNEAVKDLQEKEKHLKKSNFSNRAELCIKKKRKIKVTDRKVPEQAINNVMQPIRKTFNNSRRNAEKLIVRKNNKSTLSNKEKDEQTVKITNKLKCDISEATEIDSIFTLPKLNTIEHINRALWGDMSDFPEDYENKVNLMECTPNTEIPFAVGLLPLRTALEKMQATPDHQPRKTRSSVAPVRQDIDNLKRKNCTHLGKVTDSKKQNTCINHPKENAKAVCHIRIRTAPSQYVRNRKKYLSTDVNTLEPPTIINKH, from the exons ATGGTTGAGAGTACTAAATGCTGTGTCCTGCAATGGGCTGATCATGCAAGATACATTACAGAAAAATTTAGTGGGCTGTTGGAGCGTCAGGCACTTGTTGATGTAACACTCGTATGTGAAGAACAAAAGCTACGTGTTCACAAACTGGTCCTAGCATCAAATAGTACATATTTTgag GAGATCCTACAACGAGATTTGGGTCAGGAACcagttatattttttaaagatcTAAACTTTGAAATCTTAAAGGCCATGGTTGAATTTATGTATTGCGGAGAAACTACAATTCCTTATCAATTGTTATCACCTTTATTAACTGCCACAAAAACTTTTAAG gttaaAGAGTTGACAACTGTGGTTAATGCCATGATGAGTTCTAATGTaggaaattttgaaattaataCAAATATGGACAAAAAAGTTACTGAATCAGAGATTATAAACAATACATGTAATAATACAGATCATATAGATGTACAGTGTGATGAACTTGTTAATGATGAGTGCTTTGTACTTTGTAATGAGAGCAACAGTGATGTGAATTCAAGTGAAAACCAATCTTTAGAAGGTAATACAACCAGCGATCCTCCTCAACAAGAATTAGAGCATATGTTATATGAGGATTCACAAGATTTTGAAACTAATGCAGAACAAACTAATACATTATTTTCGGTAGGAAATTCTACAAAATTAGTAGGAACTGAGAATTCAATCGTATTAACAAatgataaaacgaaagaagtaTCAAATAGATACTTGGAAAATAGAATGATAAATAGTGATACATTGTGTACAAATAATGAATTAAAACCTTTATTATATGAACAATGCTGTGATTTTTCAGATATTGATGAGTGTGAAGAAAGTTCTATGTCATTGTCACAATCTTGCCTTCAACAAATTGAAGAAGACTTTGCACAATATAAGTTTGAAGGTACTGATGTTCCTAGTAAAGTAGGAAAATGTGTCAAAGTTTACACTCATAAGAGACGAAAATCTATAGATGACATAAAAAACAAGCTAACAGATGTGAACAATATAATTCAAAATCCGCCATCTACTGATTGTATAGATTTATTGGATGAGCCGTCCACTAACGATATACCAGTTACACTTTTAACCTCATTAGACATGGAAAGTGCTGAGTATATTATAAGTTTGAGTACTGAAAATATTCAATCTATAGTAGGAACTACCTTAACTGAGCAGCATACATTAAATACATGTAAGAAAATAGAACAAATTATTGAATATGATACCCAACAAGATagtttaaataaaatagaattaagTACTGAAAACACTGAAGCTTCTAATTATACAAAACCAATACTAAGAAGAAGCTTGCGATTAAACCAacaagaaatagaagaaactataaataataatgaaGCTGTTAAAGATCTTCAAGAAAAggaaaaacatttaaaaaaatcaaattTCTCGAATAGAGCAGAAttatgtattaaaaaaaaacgtaaaataaaggTCACAGATCGTAAAGTTCCAGAACAAGCTATTAACAATGTAATGCAGCCCATTAGGAAGACATTTAACAATTCTCGTAGGAATGCTGAGAAATTAATTGTCAGAAAGAATAATAAAAGTACATTGTCCAACAAAGAAAAGGATGAGCAAAcagttaaaataacaaataagttAAAATGTGACATATCAGAAGCAACAGAAATTGATTCCATTTTTACACTACCCAAATTAAATACAATAGAACATATAAATCGTGCACTGTGGGGAGATATGTCAGATTTTCCAGAAGACTATGAAAATAAGGTGAATTTAATGGAATGTACTCCTAATACAGAAATTCCGTTTGCTGTTGGTTTATTACCTTTACGTACTGCTCTGGAAAAAATGCAAGCAACACCAGATCATCAACCTCGCAAAACTCGTTCATCGGTAGCACCAGTAAGGCAGGATATTGATAATCTCAAGAGGAAGAACTGTACTCATTTAGGTAAAGTTACAGATTCTAAAAAACAAAATACCTGCATTAATCATCCGAAAGAAAATGCAAAAGCAGTTTGTCATATTCGGATTAGAACAGCACCGTCGCAGTACGTACGAAATCGTAAAAAGTATCTTTCAACGGATGTAAATACACTGGAACCTCCGACTATTATCAATAAACATTAA
- the LOC126929003 gene encoding uncharacterized protein LOC126929003 isoform X4, which yields MVESTKCCVLQWADHARYITEKFSGLLERQALVDVTLVCEEQKLRVHKLVLASNSTYFEHLKKPCLMDILFTTCEEHLLNIKEILQRDLGQEPVIFFKDLNFEILKAMVEFMYCGETTIPYQLLSPLLTATKTFKVKELTTVVNAMMSSNVGNFEINTNMDKKVTESEIINNTCNNTDHIDVQCDELVNDECFVLCNESNSDVNSSENQSLEDIDECEESSMSLSQSCLQQIEEDFAQYKFEGTDVPSKVGKCVKVYTHKRRKSIDDIKNKLTDVNNIIQNPPSTDCIDLLDEPSTNDIPVTLLTSLDMESAEYIISLSTENIQSIVGTTLTEQHTLNTCKKIEQIIEYDTQQDSLNKIELSTENTEASNYTKPILRRSLRLNQQEIEETINNNEAVKDLQEKEKHLKKSNFSNRAELCIKKKRKIKVTDRKVPEQAINNVMQPIRKTFNNSRRNAEKLIVRKNNKSTLSNKEKDEQTVKITNKLKCDISEATEIDSIFTLPKLNTIEHINRALWGDMSDFPEDYENKVNLMECTPNTEIPFAVGLLPLRTALEKMQATPDHQPRKTRSSVAPVRQDIDNLKRKNCTHLGKVTDSKKQNTCINHPKENAKAVCHIRIRTAPSQYVRNRKKYLSTDVNTLEPPTIINKH from the exons ATGGTTGAGAGTACTAAATGCTGTGTCCTGCAATGGGCTGATCATGCAAGATACATTACAGAAAAATTTAGTGGGCTGTTGGAGCGTCAGGCACTTGTTGATGTAACACTCGTATGTGAAGAACAAAAGCTACGTGTTCACAAACTGGTCCTAGCATCAAATAGTACATATTTTgag CATTTGAAGAAACCATGTTTGATGGACATACTTTTTACAACTTGTGAAGAACATCTATTGAATATAAAG GAGATCCTACAACGAGATTTGGGTCAGGAACcagttatattttttaaagatcTAAACTTTGAAATCTTAAAGGCCATGGTTGAATTTATGTATTGCGGAGAAACTACAATTCCTTATCAATTGTTATCACCTTTATTAACTGCCACAAAAACTTTTAAG gttaaAGAGTTGACAACTGTGGTTAATGCCATGATGAGTTCTAATGTaggaaattttgaaattaataCAAATATGGACAAAAAAGTTACTGAATCAGAGATTATAAACAATACATGTAATAATACAGATCATATAGATGTACAGTGTGATGAACTTGTTAATGATGAGTGCTTTGTACTTTGTAATGAGAGCAACAGTGATGTGAATTCAAGTGAAAACCAATCTTTAGAAG ATATTGATGAGTGTGAAGAAAGTTCTATGTCATTGTCACAATCTTGCCTTCAACAAATTGAAGAAGACTTTGCACAATATAAGTTTGAAGGTACTGATGTTCCTAGTAAAGTAGGAAAATGTGTCAAAGTTTACACTCATAAGAGACGAAAATCTATAGATGACATAAAAAACAAGCTAACAGATGTGAACAATATAATTCAAAATCCGCCATCTACTGATTGTATAGATTTATTGGATGAGCCGTCCACTAACGATATACCAGTTACACTTTTAACCTCATTAGACATGGAAAGTGCTGAGTATATTATAAGTTTGAGTACTGAAAATATTCAATCTATAGTAGGAACTACCTTAACTGAGCAGCATACATTAAATACATGTAAGAAAATAGAACAAATTATTGAATATGATACCCAACAAGATagtttaaataaaatagaattaagTACTGAAAACACTGAAGCTTCTAATTATACAAAACCAATACTAAGAAGAAGCTTGCGATTAAACCAacaagaaatagaagaaactataaataataatgaaGCTGTTAAAGATCTTCAAGAAAAggaaaaacatttaaaaaaatcaaattTCTCGAATAGAGCAGAAttatgtattaaaaaaaaacgtaaaataaaggTCACAGATCGTAAAGTTCCAGAACAAGCTATTAACAATGTAATGCAGCCCATTAGGAAGACATTTAACAATTCTCGTAGGAATGCTGAGAAATTAATTGTCAGAAAGAATAATAAAAGTACATTGTCCAACAAAGAAAAGGATGAGCAAAcagttaaaataacaaataagttAAAATGTGACATATCAGAAGCAACAGAAATTGATTCCATTTTTACACTACCCAAATTAAATACAATAGAACATATAAATCGTGCACTGTGGGGAGATATGTCAGATTTTCCAGAAGACTATGAAAATAAGGTGAATTTAATGGAATGTACTCCTAATACAGAAATTCCGTTTGCTGTTGGTTTATTACCTTTACGTACTGCTCTGGAAAAAATGCAAGCAACACCAGATCATCAACCTCGCAAAACTCGTTCATCGGTAGCACCAGTAAGGCAGGATATTGATAATCTCAAGAGGAAGAACTGTACTCATTTAGGTAAAGTTACAGATTCTAAAAAACAAAATACCTGCATTAATCATCCGAAAGAAAATGCAAAAGCAGTTTGTCATATTCGGATTAGAACAGCACCGTCGCAGTACGTACGAAATCGTAAAAAGTATCTTTCAACGGATGTAAATACACTGGAACCTCCGACTATTATCAATAAACATTAA
- the LOC126929003 gene encoding uncharacterized protein LOC126929003 isoform X3 has product MDILFTTCEEHLLNIKEILQRDLGQEPVIFFKDLNFEILKAMVEFMYCGETTIPYQLLSPLLTATKTFKVKELTTVVNAMMSSNVGNFEINTNMDKKVTESEIINNTCNNTDHIDVQCDELVNDECFVLCNESNSDVNSSENQSLEGNTTSDPPQQELEHMLYEDSQDFETNAEQTNTLFSVGNSTKLVGTENSIVLTNDKTKEVSNRYLENRMINSDTLCTNNELKPLLYEQCCDFSDIDECEESSMSLSQSCLQQIEEDFAQYKFEGTDVPSKVGKCVKVYTHKRRKSIDDIKNKLTDVNNIIQNPPSTDCIDLLDEPSTNDIPVTLLTSLDMESAEYIISLSTENIQSIVGTTLTEQHTLNTCKKIEQIIEYDTQQDSLNKIELSTENTEASNYTKPILRRSLRLNQQEIEETINNNEAVKDLQEKEKHLKKSNFSNRAELCIKKKRKIKVTDRKVPEQAINNVMQPIRKTFNNSRRNAEKLIVRKNNKSTLSNKEKDEQTVKITNKLKCDISEATEIDSIFTLPKLNTIEHINRALWGDMSDFPEDYENKVNLMECTPNTEIPFAVGLLPLRTALEKMQATPDHQPRKTRSSVAPVRQDIDNLKRKNCTHLGKVTDSKKQNTCINHPKENAKAVCHIRIRTAPSQYVRNRKKYLSTDVNTLEPPTIINKH; this is encoded by the exons ATGGACATACTTTTTACAACTTGTGAAGAACATCTATTGAATATAAAG GAGATCCTACAACGAGATTTGGGTCAGGAACcagttatattttttaaagatcTAAACTTTGAAATCTTAAAGGCCATGGTTGAATTTATGTATTGCGGAGAAACTACAATTCCTTATCAATTGTTATCACCTTTATTAACTGCCACAAAAACTTTTAAG gttaaAGAGTTGACAACTGTGGTTAATGCCATGATGAGTTCTAATGTaggaaattttgaaattaataCAAATATGGACAAAAAAGTTACTGAATCAGAGATTATAAACAATACATGTAATAATACAGATCATATAGATGTACAGTGTGATGAACTTGTTAATGATGAGTGCTTTGTACTTTGTAATGAGAGCAACAGTGATGTGAATTCAAGTGAAAACCAATCTTTAGAAGGTAATACAACCAGCGATCCTCCTCAACAAGAATTAGAGCATATGTTATATGAGGATTCACAAGATTTTGAAACTAATGCAGAACAAACTAATACATTATTTTCGGTAGGAAATTCTACAAAATTAGTAGGAACTGAGAATTCAATCGTATTAACAAatgataaaacgaaagaagtaTCAAATAGATACTTGGAAAATAGAATGATAAATAGTGATACATTGTGTACAAATAATGAATTAAAACCTTTATTATATGAACAATGCTGTGATTTTTCAGATATTGATGAGTGTGAAGAAAGTTCTATGTCATTGTCACAATCTTGCCTTCAACAAATTGAAGAAGACTTTGCACAATATAAGTTTGAAGGTACTGATGTTCCTAGTAAAGTAGGAAAATGTGTCAAAGTTTACACTCATAAGAGACGAAAATCTATAGATGACATAAAAAACAAGCTAACAGATGTGAACAATATAATTCAAAATCCGCCATCTACTGATTGTATAGATTTATTGGATGAGCCGTCCACTAACGATATACCAGTTACACTTTTAACCTCATTAGACATGGAAAGTGCTGAGTATATTATAAGTTTGAGTACTGAAAATATTCAATCTATAGTAGGAACTACCTTAACTGAGCAGCATACATTAAATACATGTAAGAAAATAGAACAAATTATTGAATATGATACCCAACAAGATagtttaaataaaatagaattaagTACTGAAAACACTGAAGCTTCTAATTATACAAAACCAATACTAAGAAGAAGCTTGCGATTAAACCAacaagaaatagaagaaactataaataataatgaaGCTGTTAAAGATCTTCAAGAAAAggaaaaacatttaaaaaaatcaaattTCTCGAATAGAGCAGAAttatgtattaaaaaaaaacgtaaaataaaggTCACAGATCGTAAAGTTCCAGAACAAGCTATTAACAATGTAATGCAGCCCATTAGGAAGACATTTAACAATTCTCGTAGGAATGCTGAGAAATTAATTGTCAGAAAGAATAATAAAAGTACATTGTCCAACAAAGAAAAGGATGAGCAAAcagttaaaataacaaataagttAAAATGTGACATATCAGAAGCAACAGAAATTGATTCCATTTTTACACTACCCAAATTAAATACAATAGAACATATAAATCGTGCACTGTGGGGAGATATGTCAGATTTTCCAGAAGACTATGAAAATAAGGTGAATTTAATGGAATGTACTCCTAATACAGAAATTCCGTTTGCTGTTGGTTTATTACCTTTACGTACTGCTCTGGAAAAAATGCAAGCAACACCAGATCATCAACCTCGCAAAACTCGTTCATCGGTAGCACCAGTAAGGCAGGATATTGATAATCTCAAGAGGAAGAACTGTACTCATTTAGGTAAAGTTACAGATTCTAAAAAACAAAATACCTGCATTAATCATCCGAAAGAAAATGCAAAAGCAGTTTGTCATATTCGGATTAGAACAGCACCGTCGCAGTACGTACGAAATCGTAAAAAGTATCTTTCAACGGATGTAAATACACTGGAACCTCCGACTATTATCAATAAACATTAA